The Kroppenstedtia pulmonis genome has a segment encoding these proteins:
- a CDS encoding glycosyltransferase family 4 protein, with the protein MKVMIFSSVHSCSDSRIFHKQAVSLARAGYEVEVHALANFKENENQGVRLVGLPVPRNKWQRLRNGWILYRRALVSEADRFHFHDPELLPWGVLLRQRTNRPVIYDAHEDLPKQIHTKPWIPKLFRPFLARLAHQVEKALARRLSAVVTATESIADQFDAPQVAVVKNYPLTAPYTHTESDDDKNRLLYVGGISYLRGYQEMIRMMDYLPHSLQAELHLIGPMQHIRSEDRKLDQLKEKRVYYHGIIPFEEVPQWLSRGKVGLVCLHPVENYQESLPIKLFEYMAMGLPVVATDFPLWRKIVADHGAGRMVNPLDPSDMAEKVKEILSDPLLQRKMGEQGRKAYQEKYNWQVEEKKLIRLYQGLSE; encoded by the coding sequence ATGAAGGTGATGATTTTTAGTTCCGTCCATTCCTGCAGCGATTCCCGTATTTTCCACAAACAGGCAGTCTCCTTGGCCCGGGCAGGTTATGAAGTGGAAGTTCATGCCTTGGCAAACTTTAAAGAAAATGAGAATCAAGGTGTTCGTCTGGTGGGACTGCCCGTTCCTCGAAATAAATGGCAACGCTTGAGAAACGGGTGGATATTATATCGCAGAGCCCTTGTCAGCGAAGCAGACCGTTTTCACTTTCATGATCCCGAACTGTTACCCTGGGGAGTCTTGCTTCGGCAGCGGACAAACCGTCCGGTTATCTACGATGCCCATGAGGATTTACCCAAACAGATCCATACCAAACCATGGATTCCCAAGTTATTTCGACCCTTTCTCGCCCGACTGGCTCACCAGGTGGAAAAAGCTTTGGCCCGTCGTCTGTCTGCTGTTGTGACGGCGACGGAGTCCATCGCTGATCAGTTTGATGCACCGCAAGTGGCAGTGGTTAAAAACTACCCCTTGACTGCCCCTTATACCCATACGGAGAGTGATGACGATAAAAATCGCCTTTTGTATGTTGGAGGGATCTCCTACCTGCGGGGATATCAAGAGATGATCAGAATGATGGATTATCTGCCTCACTCATTGCAAGCGGAACTGCACTTGATCGGTCCGATGCAACATATCCGGTCCGAGGATAGAAAACTGGATCAATTAAAGGAAAAGCGGGTATATTATCACGGGATTATACCCTTTGAAGAAGTGCCACAATGGCTGAGCCGGGGGAAAGTGGGATTGGTATGTCTTCATCCTGTGGAAAATTATCAGGAGTCACTGCCGATCAAGCTGTTTGAATATATGGCAATGGGTTTGCCGGTGGTGGCGACGGATTTTCCCTTGTGGCGGAAGATCGTGGCGGATCACGGAGCTGGTCGGATGGTGAACCCCTTGGATCCTTCCGATATGGCGGAAAAAGTGAAGGAGATTTTATCCGATCCCCTTTTGCAGAGGAAAATGGGGGAACAGGGTCGAAAAGCCTATCAGGAGAAATATAATTGGCAGGTTGAGGAAAAAAAGTTGATTCGCTTGTATCAGGGCTTATCCGAATGA
- a CDS encoding O-antigen ligase family protein — protein sequence MSALLLPRQQGLKHLFHLTVVLAVLGPTLGIPMPGFNMTLFRLVFLLLLTGVVVKCLSASAYIPDLSHMSEIRWVLIFFASWTAYGVVSLIWASHLGYGTRYVLFLGTMLLLCLSFPYFLRTPDQIAQSGKVLFGVYSLIVVFGLIEALTYWHLPASRYYGTDSPHPTSFFTNQNDFATAITLGLPFLITAMYQRPLSIKWKGWIYTAGIIALCCLFLTGSRSNTGFVLPLILVACLVMIPLSVEREKRKLKHLLQGLGLAVMAGLIVFSLLSTVLSDQTRDKLGTTLGILDDIQGSWQTSGGEGDEEWTETASGDQSISIRMNLMFNALRFLADSGYFGVGAGNIEYHMQGAPGVKEKVNVHNWWLEVLVNFGVLVFLPYLFLYGWLLWQLFRLAWVKASPHLPSTLRWGATGSLIALIGYGIGAMAPSTAIHFTPMWIVLGFALAVIAVGKRHIGKTGEEKNGEVAEG from the coding sequence ATGAGTGCTTTGCTTCTGCCGAGGCAACAAGGCTTAAAGCATCTGTTTCACCTAACCGTGGTGTTAGCCGTTTTGGGACCGACTTTGGGGATTCCGATGCCGGGATTTAATATGACTTTGTTCCGACTCGTTTTTCTCCTTTTGTTGACGGGTGTGGTTGTTAAATGCTTGTCAGCGTCAGCGTATATTCCGGATTTGTCCCATATGAGTGAGATTCGATGGGTGTTGATATTTTTTGCATCATGGACGGCATACGGGGTGGTTTCCCTGATTTGGGCATCTCACTTAGGCTATGGAACACGGTATGTTCTCTTTTTGGGAACGATGCTCTTATTATGCCTGTCATTCCCTTATTTTCTGAGAACCCCTGATCAGATCGCCCAGTCCGGAAAGGTCCTGTTCGGCGTCTATTCGCTGATTGTTGTATTCGGCTTGATCGAAGCACTCACCTATTGGCATTTGCCTGCTTCCCGATATTATGGAACGGATTCACCTCATCCCACCTCTTTTTTTACCAATCAGAATGACTTCGCCACGGCTATTACACTGGGTCTTCCCTTTTTGATCACGGCGATGTATCAACGGCCCCTTTCAATCAAATGGAAGGGGTGGATTTATACAGCGGGAATTATCGCTCTTTGTTGTCTTTTCTTGACAGGTTCCCGGAGCAATACAGGCTTTGTTCTTCCCCTGATCCTGGTTGCTTGCCTGGTGATGATCCCTCTGTCCGTGGAACGGGAGAAGCGGAAGCTGAAACATTTGTTACAAGGACTTGGATTGGCTGTTATGGCAGGCCTGATCGTCTTCTCCCTTCTGTCCACGGTATTGTCTGACCAGACCCGTGACAAACTGGGTACAACCTTGGGCATTTTGGATGATATTCAGGGATCCTGGCAAACTTCCGGCGGGGAGGGAGATGAGGAGTGGACAGAAACAGCATCTGGTGACCAGAGTATTTCCATCCGGATGAACCTGATGTTCAATGCTCTGCGTTTTTTGGCTGACAGCGGCTATTTTGGTGTTGGCGCGGGGAATATTGAATATCACATGCAAGGAGCCCCCGGTGTGAAAGAGAAAGTGAATGTTCACAACTGGTGGCTGGAGGTTCTGGTCAATTTCGGTGTGTTGGTTTTTCTGCCCTATCTTTTTCTGTATGGCTGGTTGCTGTGGCAGCTCTTTCGCTTAGCCTGGGTAAAGGCCTCCCCTCACCTGCCTTCTACGCTTCGTTGGGGAGCAACAGGGAGTCTGATTGCCCTGATTGGGTATGGGATTGGAGCAATGGCCCCCAGTACTGCGATTCATTTCACGCCAATGTGGATCGTCCTGGGATTTGCCTTGGCGGTTATCGCTGTCGGCAAAAGACACATCGGGAAAACCGGGGAGGAAAAAAATGGCGAGGTTGCAGAGGGTTAA